The Hydrogenobacter sp. T-2 region ATTATGTGAGGTGATGCGGAGAGGATTTTTTCCCTTAGAGCCTGCTGAAAGCCGGCAAAAACTCCCATAGTAAGAAGAAGAGCACTTACGCTTAAAACAACCCCAAGGAAGGCTATAAAAGATACAAGCAGGGTTGTTCCTCTGCTGGAGAGAAGATATCTCAAGGAAAGCCTAAAAATTGGCATCATATTGACTTTAACTGCTCCAATATTTCCCTTTGTCTTCGTATTATGTATTGTCTTATCTTTCTGGTTTGCTCTTCTCTTAGGTTTATCTTAAATCCGAGCCTAACGTACAAGTCTCTTTCTTTGCTTATTATGTTTTTTAGCTCTCCCTGTGCCCTTACCGTGCCTTCCCTGGGAAGCTCTATTTCAATCTCAAAAGTGGTGTGTATTTTGGATGCGTCCGTCGCTATTTGTGATAGGATATCTATCAGTTTTTTTGTATCCTCTTTGTTTAGCAGGATACCAACCCCAGATTCGCTTATATCAGCTGTCCTTGTCCTTACCACGCATTTATCCTCAACGCAAAAAGATACATAAACGGGCTCTTTCTCTGTAGGCTC contains the following coding sequences:
- a CDS encoding PilZ domain-containing protein, whose product is MTVSEILKDLDKEKSCEVITSWKEIPIRVKLSIRWVSPQERFVSFYFKDCKFRHVFSDTVPVYIKVKELFLICKVFSNIRDELVLEVDSPVPAPPIVLREFIRVEPTEKEPVYVSFCVEDKCVVRTRTADISESGVGILLNKEDTKKLIDILSQIATDASKIHTTFEIEIELPREGTVRAQGELKNIISKERDLYVRLGFKINLREEQTRKIRQYIIRRQREILEQLKSI